Proteins found in one Hirundo rustica isolate bHirRus1 chromosome Z, bHirRus1.pri.v3, whole genome shotgun sequence genomic segment:
- the TAL2 gene encoding T-cell acute lymphocytic leukemia protein 2 has product MTRKIFTNTRERWRQQNVNSAFAKLRKLIPTHPPDKKLSKNETLRLAMRYINFLVKVLGEPGLQQTAVAARGSILGFFQQAPQLQSMEELTLIENCGVSCPGMSSNIVECWSEASSL; this is encoded by the coding sequence ATGACAAGGAAGATCTTCACCAATACCAGGGAGAGGTGGAGGCAGCAAAATGTCAACAGTGCCTTTGCCAAACTGAGGAAGCTAATTCCCACCCATCCACCAGACAAAAAACTGAGCAAAAATGAGACTCTCCGGTTGGCCATGAGATACATCAACTTCCTCGTCAAGGTCCTGGGAGAGCCAGGACTGCAGcagacagcagtggcagctcGGGGCAGCATCCTGGGATTCTTCCAGCAAGCCCCACAGTTGCAGAGCATGGAGGAGCTGACACTGATTGAAAACTGTGGTGTCTCCTGTCCTGGCATGAGCAGCAATATAGTAGAGTGCTGGTCAGAGGCATCATCTCTCTAG